The Nitrospiraceae bacterium genome segment TCGCCCATTCACCAGCACGACTTTGTTACGGATTTGCACCGTATCTCCCGGTGTTCCGACGATTCGCTTGATGAAATCTTTCTCCTCATCTTCCGGAAAGCGGAACACGATGATATCACCGCGCTGCGGTTTTCCGAACTCAATGAGTGTCTGAGAGGCGTAGCAATTGACCGGCGGAAGAGCCATTTGGAATTTACAGAGCGTCGGCCACTGCAATCCATATGAGAGTTTGCTCACCAGAATGTGGTCTCCGATCAACAACGTCGGGATCATCGAACCGGACGGAATCTTGAATGCCTGCACGACGAACACCCGAATCGCGAAGGCCAGTAACATGGCGACCACGATGGCTTCCGCATACTCGCGGAACATCGATTTTCGACCGACTTGTGTCGTCACGGCACGATTCTCCACCGATGCCGAGGACGACACCGACTCGACCGTATCTTGAGACGAGGCAGTCCTGACATCGTCGGTTTTAGATCGATCAGAGCCTGCGCTCATTCGTCACCGACCTTTAAAATAGCCAAGAACGCTTCTTGTGGAACTTCCACGCTGCCGACTGCTTTCATCCGCTTTTTCCCTTCCTTCTGCTTCTCGAGGAGCTTGCGTTTCCTCGTAATGTCGCCGCCGTAGCATTTCGCCGTGACGTTCTTCTTCATGGCCCCGATGGTCTCTCGCGCAATGACTTTGTTTCCTATCGCGGCCTGAATTGCGACCTCAAACATCTGACGCGGAATCAACTCCTTCATCTTCTCGGCCAACTGGCGTCCGCGTTGATACGACCGATCGCGATGGGTAATAAAGGAGAGGGCGTCGACTGCTTCGCCGTTGAGCAGAATATCGAGCTTCACGAGATCAGATTCACGATAACCGAGCAGCTCGTAGTCGAGCGACGCATACCCTTGGGTCCGAGACTTGAGCTTATCGTAAAAATCGAGAATCACTTCGTTGAGCGGCATCTCGTAGCTGATCATCACCCGGGTGGGATCGAGGTAGTGAATGTCCCGCTGAATGCCGCGTCGTTCCTGGCAGAGTTGCAAGATGGCGCCCATGTAACGTTCCGGCGTGATGATCGTGGCAAGAATAAAGGGTTCTTCAAACGACTCGATACTATTGGGAGGTGGCAGTTTCGCCGGATTGTCGATTTCCAACACGTCGCCCTTTGTCGTCAACACGCGATAGACAACAGTGGGCGCCGTGGTGATCAAAGTCAACCCGTACTCGCGCTCAAGCCGCTCCTGAATGATTTCCATATGGAGCAGCCCCAGAAATCCGCACCGAAACCCAAACCCCAGTGCCATCGAGGTTTCTGGCTCATAGACAAACGACGAGTCGTTCAACCGCAACTTGACCAACGCATCCCGCAGGTCTTCATATTTCGCCGTATCCGTCGAATACAACCCGCAGAACACCAACGGTTTGGCCTCTTTGTACCCAGGAAACGGCTCGTTCGTCGGGTTGACGGCATCGGTAATCGTGTCGCCGATCTTGACGTCGGCCACCTCTTTCATGTTGGCACAGAGGTACCCGACCTCGCCCGTCAATAACTCATTCTTCTTCGTCCGCTTGGGTGTGAATTGCCCGACTTCCATGACTTCAAAGGTCCGGCCGTTCGACATCACCTTGATCTTCATGCCGGGTCTGACCGATCCATCGATAATCCGTGTGAGCACGATCACCCCTTGATAATTGTCGAACCAGGAATCAAAAATGAGCGCCTTTAACGGCGCCAGCGGTTCGCCCGACGGCGGAGGAATACGTTCGATGATCGCCTCGAGCACTTCCGGCACACCCCTGCCTTCCTTGGCACTGATCGGCATCGCATCGCTAGCATTGAGTGTCAGCACTTCAGCGATCGAATGCTTCGTACCCTCCACATCCGCGCTGGCCAGATCGATCTTGTTGATCACTGGTATGATCGTTAATTTATTCGCCATCGCCAAGTTGACGTTGGCAATCGTCTGGGCCTGTACGCCTTGGGTTGCATCCACTAACAAGAGAGCCCCCTCACAAGCGGCCAAACTGCGAGAAACCTCATAGGTAAAGTCCACGTGCCCCGGCGTATCGATCAAATGAAGGGCGTAGGTCTTCCCGTCTTTCGCTTGATACCGAATCGCCACTGCATGCGCCTTGATCGTGATGCCGCGTTCACGCTCAAGGTCCATCGCATCGAGAATCTGTTCTTTGGCCTCTCGAGCGGTGACAGCACCCGTGGCTTCGAGGAACCGGTCAGCGAGGGTCGATTTGCCGTGATCGATATGGGCGATAATAGAAAAGTTTCGTATCTGGCTTTGCAAATCCTAGCTCATTTCTGAACAAAATCGGTTCATTATATTAGCCGGCTCCTAGGTTGTCAAAGAAATCACCTGCTCGTATAATCCGCGCCGCGACAGGATAATTCGCGACTTTCGTCAGGGATCTCTCACTCTCCCTTCCGGGGACTTCACGGTATCATGGCCAAACGAAACCGTACCGATACATTGGCTGATTGGGACCGGAAATACCTCTGGCACCCGTTCACCCAGATGCAGGAATGGGAAGAGGAAGAGCCTCTCATCATCGAACGAGGAAAAGGCTCTTACGTGATCGATACAGAGGGTCGAAAATACCTCGACGGAACGTCGTCCATCTGGGTCAACCTCCACGGTCACCGCCACCCAGCGCTTGACCGGGCAGTCACGAAGCAGCTCGGGAAGATCGCGCACTCAACTCTTCTTGGCCTGTCCAATCCTCCGGCAATTCTACTGGCGCGCGAGCTTATTCGCATCGCACCCAAAGGGTTATCTCGCGTGTTCTACTCCGATGATGGATCGACCGCAGTTGAAGTTGCGCTCAAGATGGCAGTCCAATATTGGCAGCAACGGCATCCAGGCACAGGGCCCAAGAATACCTTCCTCCACCTGAAACTCGCCTACCACGGCGACACGATCGGCGCAGTCAGCGTCGGCAACATTGAGTTGTTCCATGCTCGATTTAGACCGTTACTATTCCCGACACTCAGCGCCGATCCACCCTACTGCTACCGCTGCCCGCTGAAGTTGGCCTATCCTTCCTGCCAGATGGCCTGCCTTGAGCCCATCGAACAAACGCTCAGGACTCGGCATCGTGAGTTGGCGGGATTCGTCATCGAGCCATTGGTTCAAGCCGCTGCCGGGATGATTACATCGCCGCCCGGCTACCTCAGACGAATCCGCGAGCTATGTACCAAATACGACGTGCTCTTGATAGCCGATGAAGTGGCAACAGGGTTCGGCCGAACCGGAAAGTTGTTCGCCTGCCAACATGAAGATGTTACGCCAGACTTGATGGCCATCAGCAAAGGCCTAACCGGCGGTTATATGCCATTGGCCGCCACATTGACTACCGAGGAAATTTACAACGCGTTTGTTGGCAAATATGAAGAGTTCAAGACCTTCTTCCACGGCCATAGTTATACGGGGAATCCCCTCGGTTGCGCTGTCGCCCTGGCAAACCTAGCCATTTTTCGAAAAGAAAGGACGCTCACAAAGCTCCGACCGAAGATTGCCGAACTGAAGCGATTGATGCAGTCGCTTGCGACGCTGCCTCACGTGGGCGAGATTCGGCAACAGGGATTCATGGTCGGCATTGAATTGGTGAAGGACCGAACCACGAAGGAGGTCTATCCGCCCGAAGCCAGAATCGGTCATCGCATCGCAGCTGAAGCCCGCCTGCGAGGACTTCTGATCCGACCGCTCGGCCATATCATCGTGTTGATCCCGCCGCTTTCACTTTCTCTACATGAATTGAAGAGAATGGTGGAAGTTTTGAGGGATTCTATCGAAACTTCCGTAGCAGACGACATTTAACCGAAGCAGTTTCTGACCACATCATGTTCGCAAGCGACTATCCTGGTATAAGAAGGTCGGGACCGTTGGTTATTGATGATCCGACAAGTAAACTGTGTCAGCAGGAAACGAGATGACCACTTGTGATTCTGTCTTATCAGGTGTGCCCGGCCCGGCATAACTAACTAGGAGGGTGGCCTAGCAACTGGGAGAAGATCAGACGTGCTATCCTCAACCAGGTTCTATGCGGAGGGAGTCTTCAAAATAGAACACGCCACCTGTCCACAGTTAAGTGGGGCAGTACCCATTGATCCTACTGGGCAATCCCGTCACAATGTGTTTGTCAAAGGTTTAAACCTGAACCCCTACCAAACATCTTATGTTCCATACATCTGAGAGTCGCTACAGCTTTGCTGGCCGCATAGTGACGTTACTCTACGCAAGTGAATTAGGTGTCGCACTAGTAACTTTCGGCCTTTACAAATCTCCCGAGGTTAAATGGGCAATGTTTTGGACGCGTGCTGGATTCATCATCCTGATTGGCTCACTCGTAGTACTCATAGCAGGATTTCGAATGGCAAAAGAATCCGTTCGCTTTGGCGCTGAAGCGCGGCGAATGTGGATGACTGCGATCGTGACCAACTTGGTTACCATCTTACTAACAGCAGCCGTTTTGGAAGGCATTTTCAGAATAACAGCACGCGAGAGTGATGCTGGTTTGCGGATTCTTAACCTTGTGGTCCCATATGGAGAGAGCGAACTGTTGGATCGAAGCCGTCACACGATCGACCGAATAAGTCGCGCTGGCAGGGATCGGGATTCCTACTTTGTCTATGATTCAGACCTTGGATGGACTGTTGGGAGGAGTCGCGTAACCACCGACGGTATGTATGCTAGCAGTGAAGAAGGGCTACGCAGCGCCTCACCTGGTGAACGGCTTAGGGATGCAGCACCACGCGCAAGAGTGGCCATAATTGGAGACTCGAATGCGTTCTCTTTGGAAGTGCCATATCAGGAGTCTCTTGCTCATTACCTCCAAAAGCTGTTAGGAGCCGATATCCAAGTACTGAACTTTGGTGTTGACGGTTATGGGATTGATCAGATTTACTTGCGTTATCAGCGTGACGTGAGACCGTGGCACCCTGACGTAGTAATCGTTGTGTTTGTTGAACATGATCTTTGGCGTACGATGATTGTGTATCCATTTTTGAGTCTAGGGTGGCCTGGATATCTCGTAAAACCAAGATTCGACAATGGACTAACAAAATCGCAATTAATCAACGTTCCACTGATCACACATGAGAAAATAATGTCGATCAAATATGCACGAGAGCTTCCATACCTAGCATACGACCCGTGGAGTAAGAGGGATTGGTGGACATCCTGGATAGAGAGAGGACCTCTCGTCCTGCGCGTTATCGCTGCTTTGTCACCACGATGGA includes the following:
- the lepB gene encoding signal peptidase I, which codes for MSAGSDRSKTDDVRTASSQDTVESVSSSASVENRAVTTQVGRKSMFREYAEAIVVAMLLAFAIRVFVVQAFKIPSGSMIPTLLIGDHILVSKLSYGLQWPTLCKFQMALPPVNCYASQTLIEFGKPQRGDIIVFRFPEDEEKDFIKRIVGTPGDTVQIRNKVVLVNGRPLDDKGFTQRIDPGIIDGMINPRDNFGPVTVPEGAYFVMGDNRDQSLDSRFWGFVREEKIRGKAFRIYWSWSGQGKWTDWVRWERFGKAIQ
- the lepA gene encoding translation elongation factor 4, whose translation is MQSQIRNFSIIAHIDHGKSTLADRFLEATGAVTAREAKEQILDAMDLERERGITIKAHAVAIRYQAKDGKTYALHLIDTPGHVDFTYEVSRSLAACEGALLLVDATQGVQAQTIANVNLAMANKLTIIPVINKIDLASADVEGTKHSIAEVLTLNASDAMPISAKEGRGVPEVLEAIIERIPPPSGEPLAPLKALIFDSWFDNYQGVIVLTRIIDGSVRPGMKIKVMSNGRTFEVMEVGQFTPKRTKKNELLTGEVGYLCANMKEVADVKIGDTITDAVNPTNEPFPGYKEAKPLVFCGLYSTDTAKYEDLRDALVKLRLNDSSFVYEPETSMALGFGFRCGFLGLLHMEIIQERLEREYGLTLITTAPTVVYRVLTTKGDVLEIDNPAKLPPPNSIESFEEPFILATIITPERYMGAILQLCQERRGIQRDIHYLDPTRVMISYEMPLNEVILDFYDKLKSRTQGYASLDYELLGYRESDLVKLDILLNGEAVDALSFITHRDRSYQRGRQLAEKMKELIPRQMFEVAIQAAIGNKVIARETIGAMKKNVTAKCYGGDITRKRKLLEKQKEGKKRMKAVGSVEVPQEAFLAILKVGDE
- the bioA gene encoding adenosylmethionine--8-amino-7-oxononanoate transaminase; amino-acid sequence: MAKRNRTDTLADWDRKYLWHPFTQMQEWEEEEPLIIERGKGSYVIDTEGRKYLDGTSSIWVNLHGHRHPALDRAVTKQLGKIAHSTLLGLSNPPAILLARELIRIAPKGLSRVFYSDDGSTAVEVALKMAVQYWQQRHPGTGPKNTFLHLKLAYHGDTIGAVSVGNIELFHARFRPLLFPTLSADPPYCYRCPLKLAYPSCQMACLEPIEQTLRTRHRELAGFVIEPLVQAAAGMITSPPGYLRRIRELCTKYDVLLIADEVATGFGRTGKLFACQHEDVTPDLMAISKGLTGGYMPLAATLTTEEIYNAFVGKYEEFKTFFHGHSYTGNPLGCAVALANLAIFRKERTLTKLRPKIAELKRLMQSLATLPHVGEIRQQGFMVGIELVKDRTTKEVYPPEARIGHRIAAEARLRGLLIRPLGHIIVLIPPLSLSLHELKRMVEVLRDSIETSVADDI
- a CDS encoding SGNH/GDSL hydrolase family protein, with product MAKESVRFGAEARRMWMTAIVTNLVTILLTAAVLEGIFRITARESDAGLRILNLVVPYGESELLDRSRHTIDRISRAGRDRDSYFVYDSDLGWTVGRSRVTTDGMYASSEEGLRSASPGERLRDAAPRARVAIIGDSNAFSLEVPYQESLAHYLQKLLGADIQVLNFGVDGYGIDQIYLRYQRDVRPWHPDVVIVVFVEHDLWRTMIVYPFLSLGWPGYLVKPRFDNGLTKSQLINVPLITHEKIMSIKYARELPYLAYDPWSKRDWWTSWIERGPLVLRVIAALSPRWSPPDPQFSEDAIVTLNARLFVKMRNLMVQEGVTPILLLVPRGNRTPELSLKTLRLAQVPFLDVSGCVTEVPDPHRYVPSGNHFTGHVNAALAKCVSSEVQKVFSPPHHP